TAATTGCGCTGTTACTCATAAAAAGTATATCCCTCACAAGCTTTGGTGTTTTCTTGTACCTCTCACCAGTGATTTTGGCAATTGGTCTTGCTCTGTTGGCTTCTGGTTTTAAGGGATTAAAGCAATACAAAGCAGAATTATTCATTTTATTTTTTCTGAGTTTACCTAAATTATTATCTTCATGGCTTGATATATCCCTATTAACTGCCAAATTTACAACTTTAATTCTTTGGTACACAGGTTTTGAAGTTGCTCGAAATGGAACTCTAATTTATCTTCCGACTGGAAGCGTAGAAGTTTATTCTGGCTGTTCTGGCATAGAGCTTATATTCCAACTAGTAGGCTTAGCCCTACTTTTTCTCTTGATGTTTCCTCAAAATTTGAAGTACAAAATTCTGATCCCGTTTGTAGCTGGCACATTGGCGTTTATTGTGAATGCTTTAAGAGTCGCTCTGATGGCTATCTTGGTAGCGCAAGGACATATGGAAGTCTTTGATTACTGGCATGAGGGAGATGGTTCTCTGGTATTTTCGCTGATTGCCGTGTTACTTTTTGGATTATTTTGCTGGTTTCACCTTGGAAGGTCTGAATTAAGAAATAAAGACGCCACGGAGTCATCAAAGTAATGATTTGGAAGCGATGATTTGGAAACAATTACGCATATCACTTTTGGCATTCACTCTGAGTGGTGTCCTGTTTGTTTTAGGAACTATAGTGTTTCTTCCCACAAAAGACAAACAGACAGTGCCTGCGTTTACATTTCCTCAAGAGGTTCCTTTACCACAATGGCAATTCACTATCAGTCGTCCACTACCACAGCCAACAAAAAAGGTTTACAAAGTCATAGCTCAAAAGCATTATCAATACCTAAACAAGAATTGGGTTCTAGATATTGAAATGCGTTATTTGAAGGATGGAGATGTTGTTCAGCTTCTGCGAGATTTTACCTTTATCTCTTCCCCTGCAGTTGTACGTCAGCAACAAGGAGTCGGCTACTATGGTTTGGGAGTAGAAAAGCAACGAGCTTACTTGAGTGCCTGTATCAACCCTCAAGGTGGCAGTACATTTACTAACGAACAATTTAATCAAAATCTACATACCCACGCAATCCAGCCGAAACGTTTATTGTCCTGGATATTGAGTCAGGAACAACTTCAAGACAACCGTTGTCTTTGGGCGCATTTATCAGTTCCTTTCAAAAATTCTTCTCCAGAAGCAGCTTACCAAGTTTTAGAAAACGCTTGGTTTTCTTGGTATCGATGGTGGGAACCACGCTTTCCCAAGTCCTAAATTATCGTCACTTTTTCTGTATTACTCGGTTCGCAAAATGACAAAATCAAATAGCGATAAATTTATTCCAGTCGTTCAAGAACTACAAGACTTTGCCTTCAGTCAGCAAGGCTCGATGACAATAGTGCGATCGCTGGGCTATGGTTTATTATTATTGGCATTGTTCGACATCATTGAGATGTTTATTCCGCCCAACTTTATGAATCCTGTATGGGAATTTCAAACAATGGGGATGCTAGTTGAAAAAGTTCCAGTGCCTTTAATTGGACTAGTTTTAGTGTTTTTTGGGGAGTTACATTCACGAACAAAATTGGAAATTCCTGTTTTAAAGTTTTTATCTTGGTTAACTTTATTATTGGGAATATTATTTTTTCTATTAATACCTTTAGGACTAGTAAGTACCATTAGATTAAACAGTCAAAATGCCGCTCAAGTAAAAACTGTATCGACTCAACAAATATATCAAGCTGAACAATTAGAACAGCAAGTAACTAAAGCCTCACCCGAACAGATAGATAAATTTTTCAAGAGTCAAGGTCGCAAAATAGATAAAAATCCTCAAGAATTAAAAGAGCAATTGTTATCAGATGTCTCAAAAGCTAAACAAGAGATAAAAACTCAAGCAGAAGCAACTCAGTCTCTTCGAGGGTTAAGCTTGATTAAAACTTCTGTAAAATGGAATCTTGGTGCTGTGGTTGCAGGAACTTTATTTATCAGTATTTGGAAGGGAACCCGTTGGGCAAGAAACTGATATAAAACGGGGATATTTAGAAATTTATTTCTCTGGTTCCTATGCTCTGCATGGGAAGACCTAAAGGGAGGCTCAGCCGGCTGAGCCTCCCAATGATTATAATGATTATATTGAGGCAGAGCCTCAAGTTATGCATTCCCAGCCTGAGGCTGGGAACGAGAAAAATTGAGTTAATGACTATTCGTCAATTAATAGTTCAAGCCGTTGCGAGTTGTGGACTAGGACGCTTGCTGTTGCGAATACCCTCTATAGCCTCAGCATAATCCTTTGCCTTAAACACAGCTGAACCAGCTACGATCGCATTCGCCCCAGCTTCCAAAACTTGCCAGGTATTATTTGCCTTGAGTCCCCCGTCAACTTCAATCCAAGGATCAAGACCACGTTCATCGCACATTTGACGTAGCTTGCGGATTTTTGGCACAACTTCAGGAATAAAGCTTTGACCGCCAAAACCAGGGTTGACGCTCATAATCAACACCAAGTCACACAGTTCTAGAACATACTCTATCAAATCCAAAGGACTACCGGGGTTAAGAACCACTCCTGCTTTTGCGCCAGCTTCTTTGATTTGTCCCAACGTGCGGTGCAGGTGAGGTGAAGCGTTGTGTTCGCAATGAACATAGATGTGATCTGCCCCTGCTTTCGCAAAATCTTCTACGTATTTTTCTGGCTCTACAATCATCAAGTGGACGTCCAGAGGCTTTTGTGTCACTGGGCGAATCGCCTCCACAATCAGAGGACCTATCGTAATATTAGGTACAAAGCGACCGTCCATTACATCGACATGAATCCAATCTGCGCCAGCCTGATCTACAGCACGTATTTCGTCTCCTAGACGACTAAAATCTGCTGATAGGATGGATGGAGCTATTACAATGGGCTTTTTAGATTGTGTTTGGGTCATGGCTCGTGGGTTTTAAAGCGTCCTCATCTGTCAGTATTGTAACAAAACTTGAGCAAACGCTCATCTATCTGATCCCCACTTTTTCCTTCCTGGGGATTAATTAGTCGTTAGTAGTACTTTCTGACAACAAACAAATGTAGAATTCGGTTTTGTTTATGAATTTACTAGTTAAGGTAGGTAACAAGGAACGCTTAACTGTACTGAGTTGCGTTCACAAATTAAATAGGAATCTTATAACAACTCATGGTTTCTAACTGACTATGGCGAACAAACAAACTTGGATAATTTGGGGATTAGGTGCTTGCTGCTTGAGTGCGCCAGTACTTGCTGCTGTGGAATCTCCTTTTGGCACTAATGGTATTGATGCTCTAAGACTACACCAACTCCCATATAATTTAATCGGCCGCAAGATTGCTATTGGTCAGGTAGAGATTGGGCGTCCAGGTAGGTTTGGGTTGGATAAAGCCGTCTCTAAAAATCGCTCAGTATCTATAGCAGGAGCATTCCTACGCAATGAACTTGCAAAGTCAAATAGCGGTGTTGACCCCCACGCCTACAATGTCGCTAGTATGATGGTCAGTACAGATAAAGCATTTCCTGGAGTAGCTCCAGGAGCACGATTGTACTCATCTGCTGTGGGTTATGGAAAAAGCTTAGGTCAACCACAAGAGTGCTTGTCAGCACAGCACGTAGCACTACAAAATGGGGGAGACATCCGCGCAATTAACTTTAGCTTTGGCGAACCTTTAAACCGTGACCCACGACCTCAGGCTGTTTTAGATGGCAACGCCTTACTCACCTTATGTATTGACTGGTCTAGTCGCATCCACAATAGTCTTTACATAATTGCAGGCAATCAGGGAAAGGGCGGCATTCCGATACCTACAGATAATTATAACGGACTCAACGTAGCTTTTTCATCCCGTCGAGGAGGGATTTATAATAAAGTTGATGTTTCTAATTTGGCGGCTGTTGATGAAGGACTAGTGACGCGGCTTGCTGGAAAAGAGATGAATCTTGGTCCACGTCGTGCTATTGGTATAGTTGCTCCAGGGAATAACATCGGCTTGCGAAATGCAGATGGGAAAAAGAATAAAGTCACGGGGACAAGCTTTGCAGCGCCTCAGGTGACTGCTACAGTTGCTCTGTTGCAGGAGTTTGGTGATAAACAACTGCGCACAAAACAACCCAACTGGAGTATAGAATCTCGCAGACATGAAGTGATGAAAGCAGTACTGCTCAACTCAGCTGATAAAATTCAAGACAGTGGCGACGGTTTGCGCTTAGGAATGACGCGGACGCTCATCGATAAACAAAATAAAGACTGGTTGGCAACTGAAGCATATAAAGACCCAAAAATTCCTTTAGATTCCCAAATGGGAACTGGTCATTTGAACGCGTTTCGCGCTTACCAACAATTTAGCGCTGGTGAATGGAATCCAACGCAAAGTGTACCAGTTCTTGGTTGGGACTATCGCACAGTCAATGCAGAAGCATCTGTAGAATATAAGTTAGCAAAACCCTTAAGGCAGGGGAGTTTTGTTTCTATCACCTTAACTTGGGATAGGTTAGTAGAGCTAAACGACAGGAATAAAAACGGTCAGTTTGACGCAGGAGAATATTTTCGCGATCGCGCCTTAAACAACCTCGACCTTTATCTGGTCAAAGCTGATGATAAAAATGGAAATGCTGACGCTGTCTGTTCCTCAATCAGTGAAGTTGACAGTGTTGAACATATTTTTTGCCCTGTTCCCGCAACAGGTCAGTACAAAATCCGTGTTCAATTTCGCAAGAAAGTTAACGAAGCAACTCAGGCTTACGCTTTAGCTTGGTGGAGTGTACCCGTCAGGTAGGAAATTGGGCCACAAACAGTGGTCAAAAATCAAAGCTAAGAACTAATACTTATTGACTAATTAGCAAAATTCGTAATCAGGAAAAAACCTCAAACTGTACAATCACTGTTGCCAAAACTGTAACGGGTCAGATATTACCTCACACCAGATGCGATAGTCAAAATAAAGACTCTGGCGACAATGGTGGTAAAATGAAGCATAAATTTAGCAATGCTGGGGAAAATTTCTTACAAAGACGTTATGGAGTTCGTTTAGGCAGACGTTACGTTTTGGCGGCTGCGAGCGTTGTCCTAATGGGTGTTATAGGATGCTCTCAAGTTAATAGTAGCACGAGTGCATTTGCCCAGTCGGGTTCACCTCGCTCAGAATCTCCAGTATCGAAGCCAGCATTAAATCCTGATAGTAAACTTATTACAGCCAACACAAAGTTTGGCTTCAAACTGTTTTCAGAAGTCTTGAAAAACGATAGTGGCAAAAACATTTTTGTTTCACCTTCTAGTGTGGCGATCGCCCTTGCCATGACCTACAATGGCGCGAGTGGCAGCACAAAAGAAGCAATGGCTAAAGCACTGGAGTTTAAGGAGTTGAACTTAGAACAAATTAATTCCTCTAACGTGGTGTTAAAAAAACTATTAGAAAACTCAGATCCAAAGGTGCAGCTGACAATTGCTAATTCGCTTTGGGGAAATAGAAAAGCTAGCTTTCAACCAGATTTTCTGCAACGAAATAGAGATTTTTACACAGCTAAAATTGCCAGTCTTAACTTCACAGATGCGAGTTCTTTGAACGTGATTAATGACTGGGTTAATCAGAACACAAGCGGTAAAATCACTAATATCGTTGAAAAAATACAACCTGACCAAGTTCTATTTCTTATCAACGCTATCTATTTTAAAGGTAGCTGGACAAATGAATTTGATAAACAGCAAACAGCAGAATATCCTTTTTATCTCCAGTCAGGTGAACAGAAACAACACCCAATGATGTCACAATCAGGTGACTATAGATACTTTGAAAATCAACAATTTCAGGCAGTTAGCTTACCGTATGGAAAAGATGCTAAAATGAGCTTTTATATTTTCTTGCCCAAACAAAACTCTAATCTACAAAGTTTTTATCAAAACCTAAATGCAGAGAATTGGGAAAATTGGATGGCTCAGTTTAGCAAACAACAGGGGTCTATTCGCTTACCCCGTTTTAAGATGAACTATGACGTCACGCTGAAAAATCCTCTAACAGCCATAGGTATGGGTGAAGCTTTCAGCGATCAGGCAAATTTTTCCGCGATGGGTAAGGATTTAAAAATAAGCGAAGTCAAGCATAAAACTTTTGTTGAAGTCAATGAGGAAGGTACAGAAGCTGCTGCTGCTACTTCTGTGCAAATGGTGCCATTATCAGCGCTCTTGCCACCAAAAGAGCCATTCCAAATGATTGTTGAGCGTCCCTTCTTCTGTGCGATTCGGGATAATCAAACAGGAAGCATATTGTTTATGGGTTCCATTGTGGAGCCACAGTCTTAGAAGGATTTGCCCCAGGATGATTTGTTTGAGCAGTTGAAGGCGATACTTCAACTGAAACGGGTGCAGCTACCTCAGTAGAATGAGCCTTTGAATCTGCAGTTATACTATCCCCTGCAGTCTCATCATTTTTCGTATTGCTAGATTCTGAACTTCCTTGAGGAAGTACTTCTACATTACTGCCACTAGATACAGAAGAGTAAGGACGTATAGCGCTTAAAACTGTTTTGAGTACAACAGCGCTGGGTACCGCTACGATCACACCCAAAAGTCCACCAATTCTTGCGCCTGTCAAAACTGAAATAAGCACCCAAACAGGGTTTAAACCTGTAAAACTCCCTAAAATTCTCGGAGCAATAAAGTTTTCCAGAATTTGCTGAACAATAAGTGCAGCAGCCAATACCCTTGTGCCCATCCAAAAGTCTTGTAGTGCCACTATCAAAGTCGTTAGAGCAATACCTACAGAACCACCAAATGGTACAAGTGCCATGATACCAATGGTCAAACCAAATAGTAAGCCAAATGGAACTTTCAGCCACAAAAAGATGGGAATCAGGGCTGATGCCATACAGGTGGATGAAATTAACTGACTAATGAAAAAGTTTTGAAAGCTCAGGCGTACTGTATCTGAAAAAGCCTCACGGAATTTAACAGGTAGCCAATATACTAAACTTTCCCACAGTTCATCTCCGTGCTGTAGGAGATAAAAAGTTAATACCATTGTCAAGATAAAGTCAAGCAGGCTGGTGACTGTAACAACAGCCAAATTTAAAACTTGTCCAGCGATCGCCTGCAATTGTCCCTTGACACGGTCGTTAATTTGTGAAACTAAAGCATCAAGGTTGACGGGTAAACCAAAGCTGTCTGCTTTCTCGTTCAGCATCATCAACTGCGATCGCCCAGAATCTATTAACTCTGGTATACGCGCCACCAGTTGCTGAGCCTGAGTCAGAGCAAGCGGGACAAGGGTGACACCCAACGCCAGTAAAACTGACAAAGCGAGTAGAAAGACTAAAATAGCAACCTGCTCTCGCCTAGCACCTTGGCGCTGCATCCAGCTAACTGGGTAGTTTAGCAGAAATGCTAGCACTGACGCCCCGACTAAAATAACAATTAGGGAGTGAAAGTAATGAAAAATTGCGCTAATCGCCCAACCATTAAGCACTAGCAGTGGAGCGAATAGAGTTATTGTCAAGAATCGTGCTACGGGTGTAAGTGTTTCCCACCAGTTTAAGAGCTTGCGTGTCTGCATCTGCCAATTGTTGGATACAACTAAATAAAATTCTTCTATCAACCTTATTATCTCTGACTACACCATTATGATTCATCCCTCTTATTTCGGATTGCACTCAGCAATCATCAAAATTCTTGAATCATCTGACAATTCTCACCATTCTCAAGACTCCCCCACCTCTGGTGGACAGGTGGTTATCTACCTGATTCCGGTCACAGACTTTTTATCCTCACTATGGACACTCTACCATCATCAGCAAAGCCGGGAACAAGTTCGAGTTACTTATCTGTCAATCACTTTAGTATTTTCCTGGCTTTTGGGTTACTTTTTACTAGCAACTGGGGCGGCAACTTCAAAGTTTTTAATATTGCATCTACAAATCGTTCCTAACTTTCTCACATCTGGGTAGTTTTTGATTAATATCTGGTTAATTGTTCCTTTAGTTAAGAGCAGATTAAAGCGATAGCCACGCCCATGAGTCGTTTTGTCGAAACAGCGCTTGACAAATATCTGTCAGAATTCTTTAGTCATCAAAAGACTTAACAGTGTTTTTACTTAATTTACTAAAAAATATGCATTTTATTATTAACAGGTCTAGTCAAATCTCTTTTGAGATTGTCATACTTCAAATAAAACCTCTCCGGATTTCTGAAAAAATAGGAGAATTACTCCAATAAGTGTTGTGGAGCATACTGAAGTGTAAAATTTATCATTGTTAATCTAAGAGTTAGCTATCATGGGTTAATTTGTCTGTTTCCATAGCAACAGATTCTCCAGATTTTATTCAGATAAGTGTGAGGAGTAGCGTGACTATTCAAAGAACTTCGGCGCAAGACGACTATTCTACAGATACTAGCAACTCAAGTGATAAAAATGCCAACACTGACAAATCTGGACGTTGGCTGTGGTTTTGGGTTGCTATGAGCGGGATTGCAATGGTATCAGCAACAGCAGGAGCACTGTTAGCAGTTTCTTTAACAGGTACTCCTTTAATGCAAGCTTCTTTAAGCCCAGATGAAGCAGCGGTGTTTGATAGCGATCGCATTGCTGGAGATGGACTGAAATTTTCACAATTAACTCGCCCCGTGAATATTTTAATCATGGGGATGAGCGTACTTCCCCCTGATGTG
This portion of the Brasilonema sennae CENA114 genome encodes:
- the rpe gene encoding ribulose-phosphate 3-epimerase; protein product: MTQTQSKKPIVIAPSILSADFSRLGDEIRAVDQAGADWIHVDVMDGRFVPNITIGPLIVEAIRPVTQKPLDVHLMIVEPEKYVEDFAKAGADHIYVHCEHNASPHLHRTLGQIKEAGAKAGVVLNPGSPLDLIEYVLELCDLVLIMSVNPGFGGQSFIPEVVPKIRKLRQMCDERGLDPWIEVDGGLKANNTWQVLEAGANAIVAGSAVFKAKDYAEAIEGIRNSKRPSPQLATA
- the crtA gene encoding cyanoexosortase A, producing MKASQFTVSQLKYPQIWLLAIGAGLIAINLAVLWKANNSSLLGMTFLFWAAISSLVWEKRYSLNLESEIFSSFFGLTLIALLLIKSISLTSFGVFLYLSPVILAIGLALLASGFKGLKQYKAELFILFFLSLPKLLSSWLDISLLTAKFTTLILWYTGFEVARNGTLIYLPTGSVEVYSGCSGIELIFQLVGLALLFLLMFPQNLKYKILIPFVAGTLAFIVNALRVALMAILVAQGHMEVFDYWHEGDGSLVFSLIAVLLFGLFCWFHLGRSELRNKDATESSK
- a CDS encoding AI-2E family transporter: MQTRKLLNWWETLTPVARFLTITLFAPLLVLNGWAISAIFHYFHSLIVILVGASVLAFLLNYPVSWMQRQGARREQVAILVFLLALSVLLALGVTLVPLALTQAQQLVARIPELIDSGRSQLMMLNEKADSFGLPVNLDALVSQINDRVKGQLQAIAGQVLNLAVVTVTSLLDFILTMVLTFYLLQHGDELWESLVYWLPVKFREAFSDTVRLSFQNFFISQLISSTCMASALIPIFLWLKVPFGLLFGLTIGIMALVPFGGSVGIALTTLIVALQDFWMGTRVLAAALIVQQILENFIAPRILGSFTGLNPVWVLISVLTGARIGGLLGVIVAVPSAVVLKTVLSAIRPYSSVSSGSNVEVLPQGSSESSNTKNDETAGDSITADSKAHSTEVAAPVSVEVSPSTAQTNHPGANPSKTVAPQWNP
- a CDS encoding cyanoexosortase A system-associated protein; this encodes MIWKQLRISLLAFTLSGVLFVLGTIVFLPTKDKQTVPAFTFPQEVPLPQWQFTISRPLPQPTKKVYKVIAQKHYQYLNKNWVLDIEMRYLKDGDVVQLLRDFTFISSPAVVRQQQGVGYYGLGVEKQRAYLSACINPQGGSTFTNEQFNQNLHTHAIQPKRLLSWILSQEQLQDNRCLWAHLSVPFKNSSPEAAYQVLENAWFSWYRWWEPRFPKS
- a CDS encoding serpin family protein codes for the protein MKHKFSNAGENFLQRRYGVRLGRRYVLAAASVVLMGVIGCSQVNSSTSAFAQSGSPRSESPVSKPALNPDSKLITANTKFGFKLFSEVLKNDSGKNIFVSPSSVAIALAMTYNGASGSTKEAMAKALEFKELNLEQINSSNVVLKKLLENSDPKVQLTIANSLWGNRKASFQPDFLQRNRDFYTAKIASLNFTDASSLNVINDWVNQNTSGKITNIVEKIQPDQVLFLINAIYFKGSWTNEFDKQQTAEYPFYLQSGEQKQHPMMSQSGDYRYFENQQFQAVSLPYGKDAKMSFYIFLPKQNSNLQSFYQNLNAENWENWMAQFSKQQGSIRLPRFKMNYDVTLKNPLTAIGMGEAFSDQANFSAMGKDLKISEVKHKTFVEVNEEGTEAAAATSVQMVPLSALLPPKEPFQMIVERPFFCAIRDNQTGSILFMGSIVEPQS
- a CDS encoding HpsJ family protein — protein: MTKSNSDKFIPVVQELQDFAFSQQGSMTIVRSLGYGLLLLALFDIIEMFIPPNFMNPVWEFQTMGMLVEKVPVPLIGLVLVFFGELHSRTKLEIPVLKFLSWLTLLLGILFFLLIPLGLVSTIRLNSQNAAQVKTVSTQQIYQAEQLEQQVTKASPEQIDKFFKSQGRKIDKNPQELKEQLLSDVSKAKQEIKTQAEATQSLRGLSLIKTSVKWNLGAVVAGTLFISIWKGTRWARN
- a CDS encoding S8 family serine peptidase; the protein is MANKQTWIIWGLGACCLSAPVLAAVESPFGTNGIDALRLHQLPYNLIGRKIAIGQVEIGRPGRFGLDKAVSKNRSVSIAGAFLRNELAKSNSGVDPHAYNVASMMVSTDKAFPGVAPGARLYSSAVGYGKSLGQPQECLSAQHVALQNGGDIRAINFSFGEPLNRDPRPQAVLDGNALLTLCIDWSSRIHNSLYIIAGNQGKGGIPIPTDNYNGLNVAFSSRRGGIYNKVDVSNLAAVDEGLVTRLAGKEMNLGPRRAIGIVAPGNNIGLRNADGKKNKVTGTSFAAPQVTATVALLQEFGDKQLRTKQPNWSIESRRHEVMKAVLLNSADKIQDSGDGLRLGMTRTLIDKQNKDWLATEAYKDPKIPLDSQMGTGHLNAFRAYQQFSAGEWNPTQSVPVLGWDYRTVNAEASVEYKLAKPLRQGSFVSITLTWDRLVELNDRNKNGQFDAGEYFRDRALNNLDLYLVKADDKNGNADAVCSSISEVDSVEHIFCPVPATGQYKIRVQFRKKVNEATQAYALAWWSVPVR